Sequence from the Salvelinus namaycush isolate Seneca chromosome 24, SaNama_1.0, whole genome shotgun sequence genome:
AAAATAAATGCTGCAGTAGCTGTTCAAAGAATTGATGCTGTTTTTGTTTCATAGCTATTAATCGCAGTCAAAGCACTACGAATGAATAATGCTTCCCGTGCGGAGGTGAAGAGCTTAGTGAAAGATTCATTATTAGAAGCGCTGCGCACAGGCGtaaaagttggtctaatttacttgaaactaaagtctactgaagtgagactttgtccttgtgtttcttggctatttacattttgttcacaagctaggttgtttttctatttgagtttcaactgctagggaagaGAAGACAATGGTTCTAGTCAGACTCAATCTCACATGCACAAACATGACTCTAGTCGTGCTATTACAGTCACCTCCGCCCTTAAAGGGGCAGGTGAACGTTTTTGTATCTGATACTGTAATTTGGTTAAAAGACTCAGGTCACAAAAAATGTATCTAAACAATATACCACATTAGTTAGTTACTTACTAGTAATGCATgtattgttttagaaacattacaaagcatgttcatctttgtaaaaaaaaatattctgccTGGTAAAAATGTGTGCCTGGTAGATTTTTACATCTACCCGCCACAGTGGCTGGTGAACCAAAAAGTAAATTTTATGACCTGTCTgtcactgttttaaagtcacaattggcctcatggtgaaatccttgagcggtttctttcctctttggcaactgagttaggaaggacacctgtatctttgtagtgactgggtttattgatacgccatccaaagtgcaattaataacttcaccatgctcaaagggatattcaatgttagCTTATTTTACCAATagttgcccttctttgcgaggcattagaaaccctccctggtctttggttgaatctgtgcttgaaattcactgcttgactgagggaccttacaatgtatgtgtgggatacagagatgaggtagccaTTAAAAAATTgttacactattattgcacacagtgagtccatgcaacttgtgacttgttaagcatatttttactcctgaacttatttaagcttgccataacaaaggggttgaatacttattgactcaagacaatcCAGCTTTTAATTTAAAGTTTGTCAACATttccaaccaaattcacatagaaatgttagttataaatctgtcattctcattgaaagcaagtctaagaagcggtagatctgttctatgtgcgctatttctatgcttcccgttaagattcatttttgcgtcttttactttcggttttgtacaccagtttcaaacaactgaaaatacaatatttttggttaccgaaatatattttccataaaaaGGCAAGTGGCTAAAAAAGCCAAGGCAATAGCATGGTGGTAGAGCATGGCATAAAAGGCAAATTCTCCTGAGTCTAAACATTATATAGTCATTCTGAATTACGTATACATGCATCAttacagattttggttgttttatAAACCTGTAAAACTTTCAATTGAACAGTGAGACATCTGATACTTTGGGTACAGAGTGAAAATTCAGCAGTTTAGTAAGTTCAAGATTAGATTGTCAGTTCCTGAGTCATATAGATTGAAAACACTTGTATACATTTTACTTCAGACCGTTTTTAAGTTGTGGAGGCAATTAAGCAGGCAAATCATATGATTATAACCAAACATTTGAGGATGTGGTGGTTGCCGATCTTGTTCGTCATCAGGCTTGCCCTGACAAATAGAACATTTTGAAATGCTATCGGACTCTATTCTACATGTCATGACACTTATCCCTGTACACAGTTCATTTTTATCTCAAGTTTCTTAAAAGTTACACCTTTCTGGACAGGCCCCAGATGTAGTTGGTCTCTGTTCACAATGACCTGGTCATCTCttgtccctcttctctccctacttCAGGCTACTAATGAGGTGGTGAGTCGTGTGCCCAAAGCCACCCACACGGAGATGCTGGCTGCAGTAGACTCCTGCTCCAGGGCCTATGCCTCCTGGTCCGAGACTTCCATCCTCACCCGCCAGCAGATCTTCCTCCGATACCAGCAGCTCATCAAGGAAAACATTGTAAGGAAAGCCCCTGGTCTGAAATCGGGCCTGCATACATGTTTCTTAACAATAACCAGGTCCTAAAACATTAATGTTTACAGAAAGAGCTGGCCAGGCTGATCACCCTGGAGCAAGGCAAGACTCTAGCCGACGCGGAGGGAGACGTCTTCAGAGGACTGCGTGAGTAGACAGTCCCCTTAAGTTGGCATGGGAAACGGGAGAAAATGTTTAATTGAAACGGGGAGATGGCTACTACAAGAACTTGTCCAATAAATGCTTATTTTAGTCTTCTCTAGTCTGTATCAGAGTCTCTGTATCTCTGATCTCTGTATCTCTGATCTCTGTCTCGGAGTCTCTGTCTCGGAGTCTCTGTCTCGGAGTCTCTGTCTCGGAGTCTCTGTCTCGGAGTCTCTGTATCTCTGATCTCTGTATCGGAGTCTCTGCATCTCTGTATCGGAGTCTCTGTCTCGGAGTCTCTGTATCTCTGATCTCTGTATCGGAGTCTCTGTATCTCTGATCTCTGTATCGGAGTCTCTGTATCTCTGATCTCTGTATCTCTGATCTCTGTATCTCGGAGTCTCTGTCTCGGAGTCTCTGTCTCGGAGTCTCTGTATCGGAGTCTGTATCTCTGATCTCTGTATCGGAGTCTCTGCATCTCTGTATCGGAGTCTCTGTATCGGAGTCTCTGATCTCTGTATCTCTGATCTCTGTATCGGAATCTGTATCTCTGATCTCTGTATCGGAATCTCTGTATCTCTGATCTCTGTATCAGAGTCTCTGTATCTCTGATCTCTGTATCGGAGTCTCTGTATCGGAGTCTCTTGATCTCTGATCTCTTGATCTCCTTTAGCAACACACGTATTTGACCCTCTGCCTACCCTCTTTCACCCCTACTCTGATCTCTACCTCCACATGTACTGTTTGACCTTCAGCTCACTGGCTTTTCTCACgtgtctctgctcctctctgcccCCTAGAGGTGGCAGAGCACGCCTGCAGCATCACCTCCCTGATGCTGGGGGAGACCCTGCCCTCCATCACCAAAGACATGGATACCTACACCTACCGCCTGCCCATCGGGGTGTGTGCCGGCATCGCCCCCTTCAACTTTCCTGCCATGATTCCTCTGTGGATGTTCCCCATTGGCATGGTGTGTGGCAACACCTACCTGATGAAGCCCTCCGAGCGTGTCCCAGGGTGCACCATGCTGCTGGCCAAGCTGCTGCAGGATGCAGGGTTGCCCGACGGGACCCTGAACATCATCCATGGACAGCACGCTGGTGAGACGGGGTTGTGTGTGTGCTTAGTCTTTATAAAACATGCTATTGAAGTGTGTGTCCTGTTTCCCAGGATGCAATGAAGCAGGCTATGCTGATCATGTGTGTTAGTGCTGCATCTACAAGACCATTCAGACTACTGATATACCTCAAGCATTATGTTAAACGTTTTGCATAATGTGTGTAGGTAATGTATTTAAGTGCTTTAGGGGAAAGGAGTCCATATAAGAAAGGTTGTTTGTTTCATTTCCAAGGTGATTACACCATCCCATCTTGTGCCCTTACAGTGCCATGTAATGATGATGGGATGATGCTGATGAGTGAAATTAGATGACTTTTGACCTCTTTCTGTAGCTGTGAACTTCATTTGTGACCACCCAGCCATCAAGGCCATCAGCTTTGTGGGCTCCAACCAGGCAGGAGAGTACATCTACGAGAGAGGATCCAAGAACGGCAAGAGAGTGCAGTCCAACATGGTAAATATGATGACCAGCAACCGTTCTATGAATGGGGTCAATTGGGGATTAAATCATTGAAGAATCCCTTACGCATTTAAGAAACATGTCTGCCTTAAAAGTGCAAAATGctgaaatcgctccgccatttcccgGTTGAAAAAAATGGAATAATTCACATATtttgtttgtgacaaaacaagtttGTAGACAATCATTGTagcatctaaaccactgtgaaatatattttcaataaccaaaaatattgtattttcaattGTTTGTAGTGTTCAAAACCGAAAGACGCAAATAACGAAACTTCAGAatgcaaaacatagaaatagcgcacatagaagaTTTACCACTAAACCTGCTTTCAattagaatgacagatctataactcgcttttctatgtgaatttggttgggtcgcccaaaaagttacatagcAGCTTTTAAATAGTTTACTGTGGCCTTAACCATACTGCAAGATGAATAGTTCTATCAAGACTGAGACAATAGATGGCTGTCGATCCTTGAGTTTTTCTTGAGATACTTATTGCATAGGTCTACTGTATGTCTTTGCACGTTCCTAAAATGTATTGCAGTAAATGTAACAACCCATGTGTTCTGGCTTGTAGGGAGCTAAGAACCACGGTGTGGTGATGCCTGACGCCAACAAGGAGAACACTCTGAACCAGCTGGTGGGCGCGGCCTTCGGCGCAGCAGGACAGCGTTGTATGGCTCTCTCAACTGCCATTCTGGTAGGCGAAGCTCGTGATTGGCTCCCAGAGCTGGTGGAGCGCTCCAAAGCCCTGCGTGTCAATGCAGGTACCTCACCCTTTTACCTAAAAGACTCACTAACCCCGGTGTGAATTTAAGACTTGCTAGTGTTTTTCCCCCATTTGAAACAGTACATCCAATAGGACCACTAGCTCCAGTCCACATACCGTATCATGCAACATTGCTCAGAATTGGAATGTCCATCATATGAATTCTAATTCCATGTTTTCTTCCTTTGTGTGGGTGTATCTAGGTGACCAGCCAGGTGCTGACGTGGGTCCACTGATCTCCCCTGAGGCCAGGGCCCGTGTTGAGATGTTGATCCAGAGTGGCGTGGACGAGGGAGCTACGTTATTGCTGGATGGACGCAATGTCCACGTCAAAGGATACGAGAATGGAAACTTCGTAGGACCCACTATCATCGGCAACGTAACGGTAAGGGGGGCGGGGTCTATGAATTTTGGTCAGCTGAGTGATTGACTTTCAGTAGCTGAGCTAAAGCCAAGGTTTCCTCATCTACAAGTAATCCGGCTACATTATTACATTACATCATGTAACTTTTAGTGAACCACCGCACCTCTATACTTAAGCAATaggggtgtgatatatggccaatatagcacggCTAAGTGCTGTTCTCATCCAAGgcacaacgcggagtgcctggatacagcccttagcagtggtatattagctatataccacaaacccccgaggtgccttattgctattataaactggttaccaacgtaattagaacagaaaaaatgtatgttttgtcatacctgtggtacaCGGTCTGATAtgccacagctttcagccaatcagcattggaAGGCTAAAACCACCAAGTTTATATTTGGGTTTACATCACTGGAGTATCTCACAACAACGCTGAACCTTGGTACAGTGGGAATGACACTTTCACATAAAGGAGATTAACGTTCAAACTTCTGACATGCCTGTAGTAGCTCTGTAACTCACTGTTATAGTAGATAAGAGTATTTAACCCTTATCCTGCAGTACTAGCTAACCAAAGCCCCTCTTGTGGGCAGAGGTTGGAACCAAATGATTTATTTTGCAACTGTTCTGTTCCGAGCAGAATCCCTATTTTATTTTGTTCCGACCAGcataataaagttctgaaccggttcgaaccCCAGAAAAGTAATAGTTAATttacgtgtatatatatattttttaatctggtGAAATCCACTAATTAGCAGATATAGAGCAGCTTACTATGGAACCGGTAAGCTCGTTGTTTGATGGACAGATAAGTGCAGGCGTGAAATGCAACTGAAATTTTACCggtagggagagcgagaggggtgGACATGGAGGGGGCAtgcttgaagcgctgggcatcaTGTCATGAATTGGAAAGTGTTTAGGCTATTACTAGCActgaaatatatttatattacACTAGACATTAGGAATATTTTTGGAACAATAAATAACATTATTAACCGGTTCTCAAGATTTgaaaataatggttctgttctgGAATACTAGAGATCCATTTCCTTTCCTCAATGTTCTTCTTGTTTTTGGTTCGGTTCCCTGAAACAGTTCCAACCCCTGCTTGTAGGTTAATGTCTGGCTGGAGTTAAGAGGCCTGACTTGACCAGCGACGTCTGCCTGCTATATGGAGATCTTGGCTGATAAACAATTAGTCACATTGATGGTTGTGTAATCTTGTCTATATGGAGGGAAGATAACACAGTGCCTTTGTCAACCTGACTGCAACTTTCCACTTTTTCTCACGTTCACTATCCTTGAGGTTTTCGGGTGTGAATCTTCAGCTCATACAGTTCTGTGTATCCCCTTCCACAAGTCATACCACTTCACTTATTATATTGGATCTTTCCTTTCAAAGCTGATTTGCCTTCAACTCATTTGGAAGGCCTGCAATAATAATACATGATAGTCCACCCAATCTCTATTCTTGACATAATATCCTGTAGAACACTGACAGGGAGCTTAATCTCCTgctttcccactcctcctccccctcccctccccagccAGCGATGAAGTGCTACACGGAGGAGATCTTTGGGCCGGTGCTGGTGGTTCTGGAGGCTGACACTCTGGACGATGCCATCTCCCTGGTCAACAACAACCAGTATGGCAACGGAACCGCCATCTTCACTACCAACGGCGCTACCGCCCGCAAGTACACACACGAGGTGGATGTCGGACAGGTGAGCCATAGTTCAACGTTCAGAGAATTCCGGTAGGTGCTTAGGAAAGTAAGACCTGTGTGATTTGATGTCAAGCATTGCAAGTAGTTTCCCATTGATCATTGGATGACTTCATTTCCTGATAAATTGGTGATTCATAGCTTGTGGTTACTCAGTGGGGGTTTAATCTGCTTTTAATGGGATTTAAGATTCTGAGGGACAACCATCTATTGTTCACAGAACTATTTTGCAACAATGCACAAGGCTTCTTCATGGATCCTGTAATTTCTCTGTCGACATTTATCTCCTTGATTCATAATGTGATCTGTATGTCTGTCAGATTGGAGTGAACGTGCCCATCCCCGTCCCCCTGCCCATGTTCTCCTTTACCGGCTCCAGGGGTTCCTTCAGGGGGGACACCAACTTCTACGGAAAACAGGTTAGCTCAACACCGGAAATGACCAGCACAAGCCCACAATTTTTTCTCACCCACCGATTTTATCATACGATCATATTGATCCTACGTTTTTGTTTCAGACAACTATATATGAGGTGGAATTTTCTGTGGttgactgtctcctctcctgtgttgTCGCTACAGGGCATTCAGTTCTACACTCAGATCAAGACGGTGACTTCACAGTGGAAGGCTGAGGACGCCACGACTAAGGCTGCAGCAGTTACCATGCCAACCATGCGCTAAACGGAATGTACGCTTGTAAATGTGGTGTTCTCTCCCTGGCACAACGTTCTACTGACTGACATTCACAAGGGGTTAGCAGCCAAGGGGTATGGATAACTGATACGACTTTATTGCAGTCCTGGAATATGTTTTATACAGAGTGTACTATGTGAGCAAAGTTTATATATTGGAGTTTGACCCTGTTAATGAAAGTAATGTTTCTTATAGGGTGGTGTCAGATTAGATCTGAAATGTACTGTTACTATAGCCTCAAACCCTTCTGTTTAAACATTAGACATATGCTGCTCCTGGGAGTTCCATGAGAACGATGGACTAGATGGAATGCAAAGGGTGAGAGAAGGCCTCTGTTGCCCATAGGCAAAGATCTAGGATCAGTACTCCCCTCGCATCCTAACTATAACCATTAGGAGGGGAACAGCGGTACACTGACTGTAGATAAGCATCTAGAAGTGGCTTCACCCCAGTCCCACAGCCATCATGGTCATTAGTGTCCCCAACCTGTGGAACAGAGACACTGTCAAAGTGTTAGTATTTGTGAGTGCATTCGAAAAATCTAATTTGTAAAGTTAGTGAGCGGTGTTCCTGTTTTACATGGAATAAAGATATCCATTGAATACTGTTGCTAAGTATACTACTTCCTATGCCTCATCACTGAGCTCTATATAACTAGACATTGTATTTTTGACATTTCTCTCTCAAGCATGAATATTGAACATGAATATGGCAACgttcaggatgaatcaaaccactaTTTTTAATTCATCAATATATTTAGTGTGTAAAGCGTCTCCAAACACTTTCATAACCCTAAAATGtgcctaaataatctacaagatcagagtacTTTTCAATCTACAAGTTGGTGCTTAAACTGACTAATATGGATACATTTAGATGGCTTTCCTTTATTgaggcctacagtgcattcggaaagtattcagaccccttgactttttccacattttgttacagccttattctaaaatggatgaagtAGTTTTTCCCCCCTATAAttataaagcaaaaacaggtttttacatttTTTGCACATTTTATTTAAATGAATCTTAAATGCttgttttcagaccctttgctcagtactttgtagaagcacctttggcagtgattacagccgtgagtcttcttgggtgtgacgttacaagcttggcacacctgtatttggggagtttctcccattctctgtagatcctctcaatttttgtatttatttttatttcacctttatttaaccaggtaggccagttgagaacaagttctcatttacaactgcgacttggccaagataaagcaaagcagtgcgaccaaaaacaacaacacagagttacacatgggatgaacaaatatacagtcaataacacaatagaaaatctgtatacagtgtgtgcaaatgaagtaaggaggaaAGGCAAAAATAGGCCATattggcgaagtaattacaatttagcaattaacactggagtgatagatgtgcagaggaggatgtgcaagtagaaatactggtgtgcaaaagagcagaaaaaaacatacggggatgaggtaggtagttggttggatgggctatttacagatgggctgtgtatagctgcagcgattggtaagctgctctgacagcccatgcttgaagttagtgagggagatataagtctccaacttcagtgatttttgcaattcgttccagtcattgacagcagagaactggaaggaatggcggccaaaggaggtgttggctttgggggtgaccagtgaaatatacctgctggagcgcttgctacgggtggatgttgctatggtgaccagtgagctgagataaggcgggtctttacctagcaaagatgacctggagccagtgggtttggtgacgaatatgtagtgaggaccagccaacgagagcatacaggtcgcaatggtgggtagtatatggggctttggtgacaaaacggatggcactgttatatactgtgtccaatttgctgagtagagtgttggtggctattttataaatgaccgCTGAAGTCAAGGACcgttaggatagtcagttttacgagggtatatttggcaacgtgtgaaggaggctttgtttcgaaataagaagccgattctagatttaattttggattggagatgcttaatatgagtctggaaggagagtttacagtctagccagacagctaggtatttataattgtccacatattctaagtcagaaccgtccagagtaatgATGCTAGGCGGGTGGGCACGTGcatgcagcgatcggttgaacAGCATGCATtaagttttactagcatttaagagcagttggaggccacagaaggagtgttgtatgtcattgaagctcgtttggaggtttgttaacacagtgtccaaagaagggccagatgtatacagaatggtgtcatctgcgtagaggtggatcaaagaatcaccagtagcaagagcgacatcattgatatataaagagaaagtcagcccgagaattgaaccctgtggcaccaccatagagactgccagaggtccggacaacatgccctccgatttgacacactgaactctatctgagaagtagttagtgaaccaggcgaggcagtcattagagaaaccaaggctgttgagtctgccgataagaatacggtgatagacagagtcgaaagccttggccaggttgatgaagacggctgcacagtactgttttttatcgatggtggttgttgtcctgttggaaggtagaCCTtcgtcctgagcactctggagcagattttcatcaaggatctctctgtactttgctccatacatttttccctcgatcctgactagtctcccagtccctgccgctgaaaaacatcccctcagcatgatgctgccactaccatgcttcaccgtagggatggtgccaggtttactccagatgtgacacttggcattcaggccaaagagttcagtcttggtttcatcagaccaaagaatcttgtttctcatggtctgagtgtcttttatgtgccttttggcaaactccaagcgggctgtcatgtgccttttactgaggagtggtttccgtctggctgCTCTACTAAAAAATGCCTGCTTTGgtgcagtgctgcagagatggttgtccttctggaaggttttcccatctccacagaggaactctggagctctgtcagtgaccatcgggttcttggtcacttccctgaccaaggcccttctccccagattgctcagtttcgCCGGgcgaatgatggaggccactgtgttcttgggaaccttcaatgctgcagacatttttggtacccttccccagatctgtgtctcggagctctatggacaattccttcgacctcatggcttggtttttgctctgacatgcactgtcaactgtgggaccttatatagacgggtgtgtgcctttccaaatcatgtacaatcaattgaatttatcacaggtggactctaatcaagttgtagaaacaactcaaggatgatcaatggaaacaggatgcacctaagctcaattttgagtccaatagcaaagggtctgaatacttatgtaaataaggtatttctgttttattttgtatacatttgcaaaaaataaaaaaacttatggggtctttttttatttatttaatccattttagaataaggctgtagggtaacaaaatgtggagaatggGTCTGAAAacgttccgaatgcactgtatattctaAACCCGTTTTCTCCATGTATTCTACTGAGTCTGTCAACAAATTCTAATTAATAAAGGTACACCacatttaaagggatggctttttGAAATGTGATTTATAGATCAAGTCTAAGAagctgtagatctgttctatgtgagcGACGTCAATTGTTTTttcatcttttactttcggttttgtacagcAGCTTTAAACAGCAGACACAatgtttttggttatggaaaatatttcacagtggtttagacaGTATAGTGTTGAATCTTTGTACCATCTTAAAACTATTagagttttagcaaccaggaaatggcagcacgatttctgcatagtgcaacttTAAGATGAAATTGAAACCCCAATGAGAATCTGTTGGCCGGCAAGTGGGAGGATTTTTAGCGGTTGATtcaagcaataaggcccgagggggtgtggtatatggccaatataccacggctatacCACCCGACTCAACGTGGAGTGCCTgaaaacagcccttagccgtggtatattggccatataccacacacccctggggtgccttattgctattataagctggttaccaaagtaattagaagagtaaaaacaaatgttttgtcatactgtACCCGTggtataccacagctttcagccaatcagcattcagggctcgaaccacccagtttataataacataTTTGTCACAGATTACTCAAGTGGCCACTCTAACAATTAAAATAAATGTCTTGAAAAATGGAAGGCAGTCTGGAgaaggcaagatcaggtgggaccattctagccaatgagagtgCAGATATGCGATTGAATGCCCATCACAATGGTTTCCACTAGTAATCACAGCCACCATGTCAAAATTAGCTATATTGTAAACATTTATGGGAAAAAAACGTGCTTTTTGGTTTGAATTTAGCTTGAGGCATAATGTTaccagtgtggttagggttaagtttaaaaTCATATTTCAAGAAAAAAA
This genomic interval carries:
- the LOC120019090 gene encoding methylmalonate-semialdehyde dehydrogenase [acylating], mitochondrial-like, with translation MAGILARSLWSKKAPLQMGRMCYSSSVPTTKLFIDGKFVESNTSEWLDIHNPATNEVVSRVPKATHTEMLAAVDSCSRAYASWSETSILTRQQIFLRYQQLIKENIKELARLITLEQGKTLADAEGDVFRGLQVAEHACSITSLMLGETLPSITKDMDTYTYRLPIGVCAGIAPFNFPAMIPLWMFPIGMVCGNTYLMKPSERVPGCTMLLAKLLQDAGLPDGTLNIIHGQHAAVNFICDHPAIKAISFVGSNQAGEYIYERGSKNGKRVQSNMGAKNHGVVMPDANKENTLNQLVGAAFGAAGQRCMALSTAILVGEARDWLPELVERSKALRVNAGDQPGADVGPLISPEARARVEMLIQSGVDEGATLLLDGRNVHVKGYENGNFVGPTIIGNVTPAMKCYTEEIFGPVLVVLEADTLDDAISLVNNNQYGNGTAIFTTNGATARKYTHEVDVGQIGVNVPIPVPLPMFSFTGSRGSFRGDTNFYGKQGIQFYTQIKTVTSQWKAEDATTKAAAVTMPTMR